The following coding sequences lie in one Microvirga sp. 17 mud 1-3 genomic window:
- a CDS encoding PTS sugar transporter subunit IIA, translating to MAVDFRSILSPQAMCLGISARSSDEVIRLLGERLIALGKVKADYPDALISRESTMPTGLPLGTINVAVPHSDPVHVVAPAIALATLEEPVSFGSMDDPEDRIPVQIVIALALTDKDAQIEMLQAVAGFIQNPGALAALAEARTPEEAFSALPT from the coding sequence ATGGCTGTCGATTTTCGATCGATCCTCTCTCCCCAGGCCATGTGCCTGGGGATATCGGCCAGATCATCAGACGAAGTGATCAGGCTTTTGGGAGAGCGGCTCATTGCTCTCGGAAAGGTCAAGGCTGATTACCCGGATGCGCTGATCTCCCGTGAGAGCACCATGCCCACCGGACTGCCTCTCGGCACGATCAACGTAGCCGTTCCCCATTCCGATCCTGTGCATGTCGTTGCTCCGGCCATCGCATTGGCCACTCTGGAAGAGCCCGTCTCCTTTGGCAGCATGGATGACCCTGAGGACAGAATTCCAGTCCAGATTGTCATTGCCCTGGCATTGACCGACAAGGATGCGCAGATCGAAATGCTGCAGGCCGTTGCAGGCTTTATCCAAAACCCGGGAGCTCTGGCCGCCCTTGCCGAGGCAAGGACGCCCGAGGAGGCATTCTCGGCCCTTCCAACCTGA
- a CDS encoding PTS sugar transporter subunit IIB, producing MAQPKVVLVACGTAVATSTVVALAIEEAMAERGIPVVIRQCKATEVRSMVADVDIVVATTPVPDDLGKPTFKGLPFLTGIGKSQVLDDIEKALRS from the coding sequence ATGGCTCAGCCCAAAGTCGTTCTGGTCGCCTGCGGAACAGCGGTCGCAACATCAACCGTCGTTGCGCTTGCAATCGAGGAGGCCATGGCGGAACGGGGTATTCCTGTCGTGATCCGCCAGTGCAAGGCAACTGAGGTTCGCAGCATGGTTGCCGATGTCGACATCGTGGTTGCGACGACTCCGGTGCCAGACGATCTTGGCAAGCCGACATTCAAGGGCCTTCCGTTCCTCACCGGTATCGGAAAGAGCCAAGTGCTGGACGATATTGAGAAGGCGCTGCGGAGCTAA